In one window of Nicotiana tabacum cultivar K326 chromosome 12, ASM71507v2, whole genome shotgun sequence DNA:
- the LOC142167453 gene encoding protein LIGHT-DEPENDENT SHORT HYPOCOTYLS 10-like, translating into MSSSDRGKDLAEESSRSPGDQSITTPSRYESQKRRDWNTFNQYLRNQRQPIPLSQCNSNHVLEFLRYLDQFGKTKVHLQGCMFYGQPEPPAPCTCPLRQAWGSLDALIGRLRAAYEENGGSPETNPFASTVIRVYLREVKECQAKARGIVYKKKPKKASPSKGDDDSSSSGFLSFS; encoded by the coding sequence ATGTCAAGTAGTGATAGAGGCAAAGATTTGGCTGAGGAATCATCGAGATCCCCAGGAGATCAATCAATAACAACACCTAGTCGATACGAGTCCCAAAAACGACGAGATTGGAATACTTTTAATCAGTACTTGAGGAATCAGAGGCAACCAATTCCGCTATCTCAGTGCAATAGCAACCATGTACTAGAGTTTCTTCGGTACCTGGACCAGTTTGGAAAGACTAAGGTTCACTTACAAGGTTGTATGTTCTATGGACAACCTGAGCCCCCGGCTCCTTGTACTTGTCCGCTCAGACAAGCTTGGGGAAGCCTCGATGCACTCATCGGTAGGCTTCGAGCCGCCTACGAAGAAAATGGCGGCTCGCCTGAGACGAATCCATTTGCTAGTACTGTGATTCGTGTGTATCTTAGGGAAGTGAAAGAGTGTCAAGCTAAGGCCCGTGGCATTGTGTATAAGAAGAAACCAAAGAAGGCTAGCCCCAGCAAAGGAGATGATGATTCCAGTTCTTCAGGCTTCCTCTCATTTTCATGA
- the LOC142166979 gene encoding uncharacterized protein LOC142166979 — translation MHPMSFTHQQFIHFNPPQVAALWSVSSRRSLSIRKREMECLTITAAAASFFNSGDLSADATSSSSAKGSGTTARGRRLLKVREEKRKREYERLHNYPAWAKVLEDACKHDTELRAVLGDSIGNPELMRKRVQDRVRTKGQNFYKSKTGSVLAFKVSFRDFNPLDSYIWFELYGSPSDQDVNLLGSVIQAWYVIGRLGAFNSSNLQLGGSSLEFDPLYDADKGSKVMPSSFHDISNVEFQDNWCRVWVDLGTADFFSIDVLLNCLTVLSSEYLGIQQVVFGGRRMGDWEEGMTNSDDGYKYFEI, via the exons ATGCATCCGATGTCTTTTACACATCAACAATTCATCCACTTTAATCCTCCTCAAGTGGCGGCGCTATGGAGTGTCTCTTCACGTCGTTCGCTATCAATTAGAAAGAGGGAGATGGAATGTTTGACGATTACTGCTGCTGCAGCTTCATTTTTCAATTCGGGAGATTTAAGTGCAGATGCTACTAGTAGTAGCAGTGCCAAAGGGTCGGGAACCACCGCCAGAGGGCGGAGGCTGTTGAAGGTCAGGGAGGAGAAGAGGAAACGTGAATATGAACGTCTCCACAACTACCCTGCTTGGGCCAa aGTGTTAGAAGATGCTTGTAAGCATGACACTGAGCTTCGTGCTGTGCTTGGTGATAGTATTGGCAATCCAGAGCTTATGAGGAAAAGG GTCCAAGACAGAGTTCGAACCAAGGGCCAAAATTTTTACAAGTCTAAAACAGGATCTGTGCTTGCATTCAAAGTCAGCTTTAGAGA TTTTAATCCTCTTGATTCGTACATATGGTTCGAATTATACGGCTCACCATCTGATCAAGACGTTAACCTTCTCGGCAGT GTTATCCAGGCATGGTATGTCATCGGCCGGTTAGGCGCATTTAACTCATCTAATTTGCAG CTGGGGGGTTCATCGTTGGAGTTTGATCCTCTTTATGATGCAGACAAAGGCTCCAAGGTGATGCCTTCATCGTTCCATGACATAAGTAATGTTGAATTCCAGGACAATTGGTGCAGAGTTTG GGTGGATCTTGGTACAGCTGATTTCTTCTCAATTGATGTACTTCTCAATTGCTTGACTGTATTGAGCTCAGA ATATTTAGGCATTCAACAAGTGGTTTTTGGTGGTCGTCGGATGGGTGATTGGGAAGAGGGAATGACCAACTCTGATGACGGATAcaaatattttgaaatttga